Proteins from one Streptomyces sp. NBC_00289 genomic window:
- a CDS encoding MarR family winged helix-turn-helix transcriptional regulator has product MQNSEAMALSAALLAVAGDLTQRIHDGVVARGFEGVRPAHGFAFARLAPDGATATDLAAHLGVTKQAASQLVEEIVRKGYAERRPHPEDARARLVVLTEQGWACTRAAEAAAAEAVREWVELLGEGEVRVLCQQLGRIAPYGPIRPAW; this is encoded by the coding sequence GTGCAGAACTCCGAGGCCATGGCCCTGTCCGCCGCCCTGCTCGCCGTCGCCGGTGACCTCACGCAGCGCATCCACGACGGCGTGGTCGCCCGCGGCTTCGAGGGGGTGCGGCCGGCGCACGGCTTCGCCTTCGCCCGGCTCGCCCCCGACGGGGCGACGGCCACCGACCTCGCCGCCCATCTCGGGGTGACGAAGCAGGCCGCGAGCCAGCTGGTCGAGGAGATCGTGCGCAAGGGCTACGCCGAACGCCGGCCGCACCCCGAGGACGCGCGGGCCCGGCTGGTCGTGCTGACCGAACAGGGGTGGGCATGCACTCGGGCGGCCGAGGCGGCCGCGGCGGAAGCCGTGCGGGAGTGGGTCGAGTTGCTCGGCGAGGGTGAAGTGCGGGTGTTGTGCCAACAATTGGGGCGCATCGCACCCTATGGTCCCATCAGGCCTGCCTGGTGA
- a CDS encoding cupin domain-containing protein, whose amino-acid sequence MPVVRSSEAVTHEIHGVRFVSYATPLTGSRELCAWRGEIPAGTRAPAHTVNREEIFHLLVGELLVTLDGETTPLAAGDTVIINPGATVAIENPADRTAISWVTTSIGLEAELADGTRITPPWAN is encoded by the coding sequence ATGCCCGTCGTCCGTTCGTCCGAGGCCGTCACCCACGAGATCCACGGCGTCCGCTTCGTCTCGTACGCCACCCCGCTCACCGGAAGCAGGGAACTGTGCGCCTGGCGGGGCGAGATCCCCGCCGGGACCAGGGCACCCGCGCACACCGTCAACCGGGAGGAGATCTTCCATCTGCTCGTCGGCGAGCTCCTGGTCACGCTCGACGGCGAGACCACGCCCCTCGCCGCCGGCGACACGGTGATCATCAACCCCGGGGCGACCGTCGCAATCGAGAACCCCGCCGACCGGACCGCCATCTCCTGGGTCACCACCTCCATCGGCCTGGAGGCGGAGCTCGCGGACGGCACCCGGATCACACCGCCGTGGGCCAACTGA